One genomic region from Terriglobus aquaticus encodes:
- the dnaE gene encoding DNA polymerase III subunit alpha — translation MAADFTHLHLHTDYSLLDGACDVDKLAAHLSKLGQTAAAMTDHGNIYGAVHFADAMGKKGIKPIIGCELYLSQTADHREMSGGYNHFLVLAENDEGYRNLVRLTSEASLHGFYRKPRVSKEFLAKHTEGLIGFSGCLAGELNQQLMKDKYEEAKKTAGFFREIFGKNNFFLEIQDHGLEPDKGVCEQLFRMEKELDIPLIATNDAHYVAGDDSRAHEILLCVQTAASMNDPNRFRFDTQEFYIKSAEEMYRTFAGHEEVCSRTMQFVDRCNVKLQKVGNPFPQFEVPAGESLDSYFEQVCRQGLRKRFDTAIAFLESRGILKHTRAEYEQRLNRELDCIKAMKFPGYFMIVWDFIRYAKEQNIPVGPGRGSAAGSLVAYVMEITDIDPLQNELLFERFLNPERVSMPDIDIDFCMNRRGEVIEYVTRKYGREQVAQIITFNTMAAKAAIKDVGRALDMPYGEVDRIAKMIPPTIGITIEQALKDSPMLSQAYEQQQPVREVIDAAMRLEGLVRGAGVHAAGVVIAPQPLTELVPVTRTKDEGIVTAYDMKAVEKMGLLKMDFLGLTTLTVIDDCLKLIKLNRGEDVDMAKVPLDDQETYERVFHKALTSGVFQFESGGMRDVLRRYKPTTVEDLTALNALYRPGPIQGGMIDDFIERKWGRRAVEYLLPDLEPLLKETLGVIVYQEQVMQISSAIAGYSLGGADLLRRAMGKKDPEAMAKQRDLFMAGAAEKKHPKDKAGQLFDLILQFAGYGFNKSHSSAYALLAYHTAWLKTHYPVEFMAALLTSETSKPENVVKYIGECRELGITVLPPDVQISDANFTPAGDSIRFGLAAIKNVGGNAIETITTSRKALQAEGKPGFASLWEFCEKVELRLLNKRVLESLVKAGAMDAFGSRARVFAALDSAMERAAKSQKDAASGQSGLFGLFDAGTPAAATSSAADDLPKVPDWDEHTRLQNEKEVLGFFVSGHPMDKYREKLRNMKAVDTATACEMKPEPVVFQRGQREPQNEISIAGVITGLKVAKSKRSGEMYASACLEDTVGKIDLIAFPKDFEKLQEKLKIDVPVLVRGSLRGEEDSAPKLSVTAITALEDVQIKLPEALRIKVPLHHPDSALLEKLASLFQTRPGPGKLLLDLEEPGEFCAVLEPSGFSVTADRLFIDQVEELVGAGGVRVIN, via the coding sequence ATGGCCGCCGACTTCACCCACCTGCACCTGCACACCGACTACAGCCTGCTGGATGGCGCCTGCGACGTGGATAAGCTGGCCGCGCACCTGAGCAAGCTGGGCCAGACCGCGGCGGCCATGACCGACCACGGCAACATCTATGGCGCGGTGCACTTTGCCGATGCGATGGGGAAGAAGGGCATCAAGCCGATCATCGGGTGCGAACTGTACCTGTCGCAGACCGCGGATCACCGCGAGATGAGTGGCGGATATAACCACTTTCTTGTGCTCGCGGAAAACGATGAGGGCTACCGAAACCTAGTACGGCTCACCAGCGAAGCCTCGCTGCACGGCTTCTATCGCAAGCCGCGCGTGTCGAAAGAGTTCCTCGCCAAGCACACCGAAGGCCTGATCGGCTTCAGCGGCTGCCTCGCAGGTGAGTTGAACCAGCAATTGATGAAAGACAAGTACGAGGAAGCCAAGAAGACCGCAGGCTTCTTCCGCGAGATCTTCGGCAAGAACAACTTCTTTCTCGAGATTCAGGACCACGGTCTGGAGCCGGACAAGGGAGTCTGCGAGCAGCTTTTCCGCATGGAGAAGGAACTCGACATCCCGCTAATTGCGACCAACGACGCGCACTACGTTGCGGGCGACGACTCACGCGCGCACGAGATCCTGCTGTGCGTGCAGACGGCGGCCAGCATGAACGACCCGAACCGTTTCCGCTTCGACACGCAGGAGTTCTACATCAAGAGTGCGGAAGAGATGTACCGCACCTTCGCCGGACACGAGGAAGTCTGCAGCCGCACTATGCAGTTTGTGGATCGCTGCAATGTGAAGCTGCAAAAGGTCGGCAATCCATTCCCGCAGTTTGAGGTACCCGCGGGCGAGTCGCTGGACAGTTATTTCGAGCAGGTGTGCCGGCAGGGCCTGCGCAAGCGCTTCGATACCGCGATCGCGTTCCTGGAGTCGCGGGGCATCCTGAAGCACACGCGCGCGGAGTACGAGCAGCGACTGAATCGCGAGCTGGACTGCATCAAGGCCATGAAGTTCCCCGGCTACTTCATGATCGTGTGGGACTTCATCCGCTATGCGAAGGAACAGAACATCCCCGTAGGCCCTGGCCGCGGATCGGCAGCGGGATCGCTGGTGGCCTATGTGATGGAAATCACGGACATCGATCCGCTGCAAAACGAGTTGCTGTTCGAGCGCTTTCTGAATCCGGAGCGCGTCAGCATGCCGGATATCGATATCGATTTCTGCATGAACCGCCGCGGCGAAGTGATCGAGTACGTGACGCGCAAATACGGCCGGGAACAGGTCGCGCAAATCATCACGTTCAACACGATGGCCGCGAAGGCGGCGATCAAGGACGTGGGCCGCGCGCTAGACATGCCGTACGGCGAGGTGGACCGCATCGCCAAAATGATTCCGCCGACCATCGGCATCACCATCGAACAGGCGCTGAAAGATTCGCCGATGCTGTCGCAGGCGTATGAGCAGCAGCAGCCCGTGCGCGAAGTGATCGATGCTGCCATGCGGCTGGAAGGCCTGGTACGCGGTGCGGGAGTGCACGCCGCTGGAGTGGTGATCGCACCGCAGCCGCTGACCGAACTTGTACCCGTGACGCGCACCAAGGACGAGGGCATCGTCACGGCCTACGACATGAAGGCCGTCGAGAAGATGGGCCTGCTCAAAATGGACTTTCTTGGGCTCACCACGCTGACGGTTATCGATGACTGCCTGAAGCTGATCAAGCTCAATCGCGGCGAAGACGTCGATATGGCCAAGGTGCCGCTGGATGATCAGGAGACTTACGAGCGCGTCTTCCACAAAGCACTGACGAGCGGCGTCTTCCAGTTTGAATCGGGCGGTATGCGCGACGTGCTGCGCCGCTACAAGCCGACCACCGTCGAAGATCTGACTGCGCTCAACGCGCTTTACCGTCCGGGCCCGATCCAGGGCGGCATGATCGACGACTTCATCGAGCGCAAGTGGGGAAGGCGCGCGGTCGAGTACCTGCTTCCCGACCTGGAGCCGCTGCTGAAGGAGACGCTGGGCGTCATCGTGTACCAGGAGCAGGTGATGCAGATTTCGTCTGCAATCGCCGGCTACTCTCTGGGCGGCGCCGACCTGTTGCGCCGCGCCATGGGAAAGAAAGATCCTGAGGCGATGGCCAAGCAGCGCGACCTCTTCATGGCCGGCGCAGCAGAAAAGAAGCATCCCAAAGACAAAGCCGGCCAGCTGTTCGATCTCATCCTGCAGTTCGCGGGATACGGCTTCAATAAGTCTCACTCAAGCGCATACGCTTTGCTGGCGTACCACACCGCCTGGCTGAAGACGCACTACCCCGTCGAGTTCATGGCGGCGCTGCTGACCAGTGAAACCAGCAAACCTGAGAACGTGGTGAAGTACATCGGCGAGTGCAGGGAACTGGGCATTACGGTGCTGCCGCCGGATGTGCAGATCTCAGACGCGAACTTCACTCCGGCGGGCGATTCGATACGCTTTGGCCTTGCTGCGATCAAGAACGTGGGAGGCAACGCAATCGAGACGATCACCACGTCACGCAAGGCTCTGCAGGCGGAAGGCAAGCCGGGCTTTGCCTCACTGTGGGAGTTCTGCGAGAAGGTCGAACTGCGTCTTCTGAACAAGCGCGTGCTGGAGTCGCTGGTGAAGGCCGGCGCGATGGATGCCTTTGGTTCTCGCGCCCGGGTGTTCGCCGCACTGGATTCTGCGATGGAGCGAGCCGCCAAGTCGCAGAAGGACGCCGCGAGCGGCCAGAGCGGCTTGTTCGGTCTCTTCGACGCGGGCACACCAGCGGCAGCCACGAGCAGTGCTGCCGACGATCTGCCCAAGGTGCCGGATTGGGACGAGCATACGCGCCTGCAAAACGAAAAGGAGGTGCTCGGCTTCTTTGTCAGCGGTCATCCAATGGATAAGTACCGCGAGAAGCTGCGCAACATGAAGGCAGTGGACACGGCAACCGCATGCGAGATGAAGCCGGAGCCGGTCGTCTTCCAGCGCGGCCAACGCGAGCCGCAGAACGAGATCTCAATAGCGGGCGTGATTACCGGCCTGAAGGTCGCAAAGTCCAAGCGCAGCGGCGAAATGTATGCCTCGGCGTGCCTGGAGGACACGGTCGGCAAGATTGACCTGATCGCCTTTCCCAAGGACTTCGAAAAGCTGCAGGAGAAGCTGAAGATCGACGTGCCGGTACTGGTGCGCGGGTCGCTGCGGGGGGAGGAAGACTCAGCACCGAAGTTGAGCGTCACCGCGATCACGGCTCTCGAGGACGTGCAGATCAAGCTGCCGGAGGCGCTGCGCATCAAGGTGCCGCTGCACCATCCTGATTCGGCACTGCTGGAAAAGCTGGCCAGCCTATTCCAGACGAGGCCGGGACCGGGCAAGCTGCTGCTAGACCTGGAGGAGCCAGGCGAGTTCTGCGCCGTACTTGAGCCGAGTGGGTTTTCGGTAACTGCGGACCGTCTCTTTATCGACCAGGTCGAGGAACTGGTCGGCGCTGGTGGAGTGCGCGTGATCAACTAG
- a CDS encoding DUF4136 domain-containing protein, with product MKTAHQRLASAALAATLALGTAAVAAAASVYTDYNHSTDFKQYHTFSIYRLHSGDPLMESRLRSDIEASLRDRGWQEVPQGGDVAITAISNVQNAQEYTTFYDGLGPGWGYGGWGGRWGWGGWGGRGWGWGGEGVATTRSQTVPVGTLAVDMYDTRTHQLVFRGTASDEFSTKHADTNDRKTAKEVDKIFDKLPKINRAG from the coding sequence ATGAAGACAGCACATCAGCGTCTGGCTTCGGCTGCACTGGCAGCCACCCTTGCACTTGGAACGGCGGCCGTGGCGGCCGCGGCCTCGGTCTACACCGATTACAACCACAGCACCGACTTCAAGCAGTACCACACGTTCTCCATCTACCGCCTGCACTCTGGTGACCCCCTAATGGAGAGCCGTCTTCGCTCTGACATCGAAGCTTCGCTGCGCGATCGCGGCTGGCAGGAAGTTCCCCAGGGCGGCGATGTGGCGATCACCGCGATTAGCAATGTGCAGAACGCGCAGGAGTACACGACCTTCTACGACGGCCTGGGACCCGGCTGGGGTTACGGCGGCTGGGGCGGTCGTTGGGGCTGGGGCGGTTGGGGCGGACGCGGTTGGGGATGGGGCGGTGAGGGCGTTGCCACCACCCGCTCACAGACGGTTCCGGTAGGCACGTTGGCGGTCGACATGTATGACACGCGGACGCACCAGCTTGTCTTCCGCGGAACAGCTTCTGACGAGTTCTCCACGAAGCACGCGGACACGAACGACCGTAAGACGGCGAAGGAAGTGGACAAGATCTTTGACAAGCTGCCGAAGATCAATCGCGCTGGCTGA
- a CDS encoding acetyl-CoA carboxylase carboxyltransferase subunit alpha → MAEMEAVRPPETNEAWRKTEVARNPQRLHPMDYLEAIFTDHQELHGDRGFSDDCAMYCAMARLDGSPVMVVCNRKGRTTKDRMRYRFGSPEPEGYRKALRAMKLAEKFGRPVITLIDLAGAYPGLGAEERGQGEAIARNLIEMSQLRVPTIALITGEGGSGGALALAVADRVLMLENAIYSVISPEGCASIMWKDSGKRQKAAAALKYTAPDVRALGCVDDVVAESAEGNPEEGIALVAQELKKHLSALEQQSLDDLLEQRYTKFRNIAQFYTIDTVTQS, encoded by the coding sequence ATGGCAGAAATGGAAGCAGTTCGGCCCCCTGAAACCAACGAGGCGTGGCGTAAGACCGAGGTAGCTCGCAACCCGCAGCGCCTGCACCCTATGGATTACCTCGAAGCGATCTTTACGGATCACCAGGAACTGCATGGCGACCGCGGCTTCAGCGACGACTGCGCCATGTACTGTGCCATGGCACGGCTGGACGGATCGCCCGTCATGGTCGTCTGCAATCGCAAGGGCCGCACCACCAAAGACCGCATGCGGTACAGGTTCGGATCGCCGGAGCCGGAGGGCTATCGCAAGGCTCTGCGCGCCATGAAGCTTGCTGAAAAGTTTGGCCGCCCCGTCATCACGCTCATCGACCTTGCCGGCGCGTACCCCGGTTTGGGTGCGGAAGAACGTGGGCAGGGCGAAGCGATCGCCCGCAACCTCATCGAGATGTCGCAACTGCGTGTGCCGACCATCGCCTTGATTACGGGCGAGGGTGGCTCGGGTGGAGCTCTTGCCCTCGCCGTTGCGGATCGCGTGCTCATGCTGGAGAATGCCATCTACTCGGTGATCTCGCCGGAAGGTTGCGCCTCGATTATGTGGAAGGATTCCGGCAAGCGCCAGAAGGCGGCCGCGGCGCTCAAGTACACCGCTCCCGATGTGCGTGCGCTGGGCTGCGTGGATGACGTGGTAGCTGAGTCGGCCGAAGGCAATCCGGAGGAGGGCATTGCCTTGGTCGCGCAGGAGCTGAAGAAGCACCTGTCCGCGCTGGAGCAGCAATCATTGGATGACCTGCTGGAACAGAGGTACACCAAGTTCCGGAACATCGCGCAGTTCTACACAATCGACACTGTGACGCAGTCCTAG
- a CDS encoding DUF2845 domain-containing protein, with product MRFLRLCTLLAGTAASAWLGAQTPGPQPQRDVFVVGRETAIGNPLEGFHPTRVDLPSGELDLAARRDLVRMLLAEMGFAHLPLPLGAPGLELHANGRLTVSPADLQKRLYEKGMCADRGDRVMVTDLHFERDRILIDVNGGPYLPHRFLRHISVNDIPLAGDGQVGEHATGTRIALLFEGPVPHLTAAELKSLLEPLLDFGVKSGEQAYADTLPAPIKQAIEEHRILVGMNKRMVLAAAGQPESKMRERAADSTTGEVFEEWVYGHTPQTIRFVRFRGDRVILLKTGALGKPLETRDKDELADYRDPSRTRTVALGGDAPADEDRKAPSLRTDAENNSQGKAADSKPAPSLNSGNSKIGAQIASR from the coding sequence ATGCGTTTTCTTCGCCTTTGCACGTTGCTGGCAGGTACCGCCGCAAGCGCGTGGCTGGGCGCGCAAACGCCGGGTCCGCAACCACAACGGGATGTCTTCGTCGTGGGCCGGGAGACCGCCATTGGGAACCCGCTCGAAGGCTTTCATCCGACTCGGGTGGATCTGCCGAGCGGGGAGTTGGACTTGGCCGCTCGCCGCGACCTGGTTCGCATGCTGCTGGCCGAAATGGGCTTTGCGCATCTGCCGCTGCCGTTGGGTGCGCCGGGTTTGGAGCTGCATGCAAATGGTCGCCTGACCGTGAGCCCGGCGGACCTGCAGAAACGACTCTACGAGAAGGGAATGTGCGCCGACCGCGGCGATCGAGTGATGGTGACGGATCTTCATTTTGAGAGAGACCGCATCCTGATCGATGTGAACGGCGGACCCTATCTGCCACACCGCTTCCTGCGGCACATTTCCGTGAACGATATTCCACTCGCAGGAGACGGTCAGGTGGGGGAGCATGCCACCGGAACTCGCATCGCCCTGTTGTTTGAAGGTCCGGTGCCGCACCTGACCGCTGCAGAACTGAAAAGCCTGCTGGAGCCGCTGCTCGATTTCGGGGTGAAATCCGGGGAGCAGGCCTACGCAGACACCCTGCCCGCGCCCATCAAGCAGGCCATTGAAGAACACCGCATCCTGGTCGGCATGAACAAGCGCATGGTGCTTGCGGCCGCGGGACAGCCGGAAAGCAAGATGCGAGAGCGTGCCGCGGACTCCACCACCGGCGAGGTCTTCGAGGAGTGGGTCTACGGTCATACGCCACAGACGATCCGGTTTGTCCGCTTCCGTGGCGATCGGGTCATCCTGCTGAAGACCGGTGCGCTGGGCAAGCCGCTGGAAACGCGGGACAAGGACGAACTTGCAGACTACCGGGATCCTTCACGGACGAGAACCGTGGCCTTAGGCGGCGATGCACCGGCAGACGAAGATCGCAAAGCGCCTTCGCTGCGGACCGATGCCGAGAACAATTCGCAGGGCAAGGCCGCGGACTCGAAGCCGGCACCTTCCTTGAACTCCGGTAACTCGAAGATCGGCGCGCAGATCGCGTCCCGATAG
- a CDS encoding Rcat domain-containing protein, with the protein MAKIAKTGDRKKVMDTTRSTDCPKCGKPTRVAKRVKDRERGTPGGMYISCSACDFFERL; encoded by the coding sequence ATGGCAAAGATTGCCAAGACTGGCGACCGTAAGAAGGTCATGGATACCACCCGCAGCACCGACTGTCCGAAGTGCGGAAAGCCGACGCGCGTGGCAAAGCGCGTGAAGGACCGGGAGCGCGGAACACCGGGCGGCATGTACATCTCCTGCTCGGCCTGCGACTTTTTCGAGCGTCTCTAG
- the pyrF gene encoding orotidine-5'-phosphate decarboxylase, translated as MAARERLIVALDYPERTPALALVDSLGHDVLWYKVGLELYLAEGGRIVEELRGKGKHVFLDLKLHDIPNTVAGAVRSVARLGPDLLTIHAMGGPAMVQAAVSAAAETSPGLKIIAVTVLTSMNQQQLRATGSYLPPERRVRRLATMAMLANAHGIVCSPQEVAAMREIVFPKITVVPGIRPADAAADDQSRTATARQATIDGASMLVVGRPITRASDPLQAARALLLEMDTAFRS; from the coding sequence ATGGCCGCACGTGAACGCCTAATTGTGGCACTGGATTATCCGGAGCGAACGCCGGCGCTTGCGCTGGTGGACAGCCTGGGCCACGACGTCCTCTGGTACAAGGTAGGACTGGAGTTGTACCTGGCGGAGGGTGGCCGCATCGTGGAGGAACTCCGCGGCAAAGGCAAGCACGTCTTCCTGGACCTGAAGCTGCACGATATTCCTAACACGGTTGCGGGCGCGGTACGCAGCGTGGCGCGCCTGGGGCCGGATCTGCTGACTATCCACGCCATGGGTGGCCCTGCCATGGTTCAGGCTGCGGTAAGTGCTGCCGCCGAAACTTCGCCGGGCCTGAAGATCATTGCCGTTACCGTGCTGACCAGCATGAATCAGCAACAACTGCGGGCCACCGGTTCCTACCTGCCGCCGGAGCGCCGTGTTCGTCGCTTGGCGACCATGGCAATGCTCGCAAACGCGCATGGAATCGTGTGTTCACCGCAAGAGGTCGCGGCCATGCGCGAGATCGTATTTCCGAAGATCACGGTCGTTCCCGGCATTCGACCGGCGGACGCCGCGGCAGACGATCAGAGCCGGACTGCGACTGCGCGGCAGGCGACCATCGATGGCGCGTCGATGCTGGTCGTGGGCCGACCGATCACTCGCGCGTCCGACCCGTTGCAGGCAGCGCGCGCCCTGCTTCTGGAGATGGACACCGCCTTTCGTTCCTGA